The Elaeis guineensis isolate ETL-2024a chromosome 14, EG11, whole genome shotgun sequence genome has a segment encoding these proteins:
- the LOC105034502 gene encoding ferredoxin C 2, chloroplastic has product MDLRILCYKGRGSFLLGSSPNRNRLLPRPANGDHHHSSRKSPKKITSSSSPVPSHRVTVHDRQRGVVHHFVVPEDQYILHTAEAQNISLPFACRHGCCTSCAVRIKSGQIKQPEALGISAELKSKGYALLCVGFPSSDIEVETQDEDEVYWLQFGRYFARGPIEKDDYALELAMGDE; this is encoded by the exons ATGGATCTCCGAATCCTTTGCTACAAGGGCCGAGGCTCTTTCCTCCTCGGTTCCTCTCCAAATCGGAATCGACTCCTTCCGAGACCAGCAAATGGTGACCACCACCACTCCAGCAGGAAAAGCCCCAAGAAGATCACATCCTCCTCCTCGCCCGTGCCAAGTCACCGCGTCACCGTCCACGACCGCCAGCGCGGAGTCGTCCACCACTTCGTGGTCCCCGAG GATCAGTACATTCTCCACACCGCGGAAGCCCAGAACATCTCCCTCCCCTTTGCCTGCCGCCACG GTTGCTGTACAAGCTGTGCAGTTCGGATAAAATCTGGTCAAATTAAACAACCTGAGGCTCTTGGAATATCTGCAGAACTGAAATCTAAG GGTTATGCATTACTTTGTGTGGGCTTCCCATCTTCTGATATTGAAGTTGAAACTCAGGATGAGGATGAG GTTTACTGGCTTCAATTTGGACGATATTTTGCACGGGGACCTATT GAAAAGGATGACTATGCACTGGAGCTGGCCATGGGCGATGAATGA